In a single window of the Elaeis guineensis isolate ETL-2024a chromosome 4, EG11, whole genome shotgun sequence genome:
- the LOC109505726 gene encoding receptor-like protein EIX1: MGPVIGGPSGPTAGACHRGPSSGPVADRNRRKLQGRMSPPPEGRHGKGRKRRGGWPREGESRGPSRGATFGARRPAASPLSPARDSIRERYEFCTAPPKHGVYSIPPSILLVIDCGKFTRKPPLHSIRTSMQGLKPGAVAQFDLLQSRHCETVVEKIKGSRWRRLRNAASVAGTVLTTQAIVVEKPKPKAPVAEPPEGLSLMASGGCNRRSLTIKRVMLIGFLLCVGAIPFCLCLGSEGISKVGGSCIENERRALLAIKADIYDPHERLTSWMGPDCCQWRGVGCDNSSGHVVKLKLRFLGPTSKVNPSISSLIHLRHLDLSMNSFSGAPIPEFIGSLMHLKYLNLSNSGFGGPIPRQIGNLSNLHSLDLGTKMYGSYALQADDLQWLSRIPSLQYLDLSSVNLSMASNWLHEINMHSSLLVLKLSNTGLPDIPSTLQHVNFTSFTMLDLSSNYFQSATIPDWLLNISSLVQLDLSSCNFHGRLSIAVDMLGNLNRLKYLDLSENQITGDSTQSLWNNEHMEFLDLSYNQITGLTAEMLGNLSQLRYLALMDNKISGEIPENLGNISHLVHLELSNNRIGGEMPKSIGNLARLQFLRLFYNNITGQIPESMSMLCSLQVLDLSYNRIGGEITSLMQGFSKCINNKLDGRSFSGLDFIAMSNNNFSGTIPKSLGQLSALTYLDLSWNSFTGYLTEVHFSNLTRLDVLDLSYNSFKMNLSDGWIPPFSADFIYMCSCRMGPKFPAWLRTQTKLNGLCLSEAGISDKIPSWLWYKDMNYLNVSHNCMEGRIPSSLRSRTYGSLDLRSNCLSGPIPNVNADLIILSNNSFSGPISLNIFENAGPRVLSLSHNHINGSIPHFLYNWTSLEVLDLSHNELSGRFPDCGICNLTSLVVLDLSDNKLFGGFPDCWSKSQRGILKVPKSNRVKDTSSIVAYPMELQSLHVRNNSLSGEFPSFLRLCKQLVILDLGENRFSGNIPTWIGESLPSLRVLRLRSNFFDGNLPSSFGNFTAMAELQEGRKPILSDNNMASYYYQESVLISAKGLDLDYTTVLLLVTSIDLSQNNLFGEIPNEVTNLHGLRFLNLSRNHFIGKIPQNIGDMRQLESLDLSMNDLCGQIPQTMLALNYLSKLNLSYNNLSGRIPSGYQFLTFDDPSIYIGNHNLCGQPLLDCPTREPPHQEEEEVDEDDYDMIWIYASSALGFVMGFWGFVALVMIKKNIRISYLQFIDRICDWVYTELAIKFTKLKSLIGKSSHKRS; the protein is encoded by the exons CGTGACAGCATTCGTGAAAGGTATGAGTTTTGCACGGCACCTCCAAAGCACGGGGTATACTCCATCCCGCCTTCCATTCTACTCGTCATCGACTGTGGAAAATTCACCAG AAAGCCACCGTTACATTCCATTAGAacatcaatgcagggtctaaagCCTGGAGCGGTCGCTCAGTTCGACTTACTCCAGAGCCGGCATTGTGAGACGGTGGTGGAGAAGATTAAGGGTAGTAGGTGGAGAAGATTAAGG AATGCTGCCTCAGTTGCTGGAACGGTCCTAACAACACAGGCCATTGTTGTGGAGAAGCCCAAACCAAAGGCACCGGTGGCTGAACCACCAGAGG GACTTTCCCTCATGGCCAGCGGTGGATGCAATAGGAGATCCCTCACTATTAAGCGTGTCATGCTGATTGGGTTCCTCCTATGCGTAGGAGCCATCCCATTCTGCCTCTGCCTAGGCAGCGAAGGTATCTCCAAGGTGGGGGGCAGCTGCATAGAGAATGAGAGGAGAGCTCTCCTTGCCATCAAAGCAGATATCTATGATCCTCATGAGCGGCTCACTTCTTGGATGGGCCCGGACTGTTGCCAATGGAGGGGAGTTGGCTGTGACAACAGTAGCGGCCATGTGGTCAAGCTCAAACTCAGATTTCTTGGACCAACTAGTAAGGTAAATCCTTCTATATCTAGCTTGATACATTTGAGGCATCTGGATTTGAGCATGAACAGCTTTTCTGGAGCACCCATCCCTGAATTCATTGGTTCTCTCATGCACTTGAAGTATCTTAACCTCTCCAATTCTGGGTTTGGTGGACCCATTCCTCGCCAGATTGGAAATCTCTCGAACCTGCATTCTCTAGATCTGGGAACTAAAATGTATGGCTCTTATGCACTACAAGCTGATGACCTTCAATGGCTCTCTCGAATCCCGTCTCTACAGTACCTTGACTTGAGTTCTGTTAACCTCTCCATGGCATCGAATTGGCTTCATGAGATCAATATGCACTCTTCTCTGTTAGTCTTGAAATTATCTAATACCGGACTTCCTGATATTCCTTCGACTCTACAGCATGTAAACTTCACTTCCTTCACCATGCTCGATCTCTCCTCCAATTATTTTCAATCTGCCACCATCCCTGACTGGCTGCTTAATATTAGCAGCCTTGTTCAACTTGATCTCAGTTCTTGCAACTTTCATGGGAGGTTATCAATTGCAGTAGATATGTTGGGGAATCTCAACCGTTTGAAGTATTTAGATTTATCCGAGAACCAAATTACTGGAGACAGTACGCAATCTTTGTGGAATAATGAGCACATGGAGTTTTTGGATTTATCTTATAACCAAATTACTGGGCTTACTGCAGAAATGTTGGGGAATCTTAGCCAATTGAGGTACTTGGCATTGATGGACAATAAAATTAGTGGTGAAATTCCAGAAAACCTGGGAAATATTAGCCACCTAGTGCATTTAGAGTTGTCTAACAATAGAATTGGTGGAGAAATGCCAAAAAGCATTGGGAACCTTGCCCGCTTGCAGTTTTTACGTCTATTTTATAACAATATTACGGGACAAATACCAGAAAGCATGTCGATGCTCTGCAGCTTGCAGGTGTTGGACTTATCATATAACAGAATTGGAGGGGAGATCACAAGTCTCATGCAAGGATTTTCTAAATGCATTAATAATAAACTGGATGGGAGAAGCTTTTCAGGTTTAGATTTTATAGCAATGAGTAATAATAATTTCAGTGGGACAATTCCAAAAAGTTTGGGCCAGTTATCTGCGCTCACATACTTAGATCTATCATGGAACTCCTTCACAGGATACTTGACTGAAGTGCACTTTTCTAATCTCACAAGGTTAGATGTGTTGGATCTGTCTTACAACTCCTTCAAAATGAACCTAAGTGACGGTTGGATTCCACCTTTCAGTGCTGATTTTATTTATATGTGCTCTTGCCGTATGGGACCTAAATTTCCTGCTTGGCTTCGAACACAAACAAAGCTGAATGGATTGTGCCTCTCTGAAGCTGGAATTTCAGACAAGATTCCATCATGGTTGTGGTATAAGGATATGAATTACCTCAATGTATCCCATAATTGTATGGAAGGACGAATACCAAGTTCATTGAGGAGCCGTACTTATGGATCACTTGATCTGAGATCCAATTGCCTTTCTGGCCCAATACCTAATGTGAACGCCGATCTCATAATTCTCTCCAACAACTCTTTTTCTGGACCCATTTCCTTGAACATTTTTGAAAATGCTGGCCCTCGAGTACTCTCTTTATCCCACAACCATATCAATGGTAGCATCCCACATTTTCTTTATAATTGGACTTCATTGGAGGTTCTTGACCTCTCCCATAATGAGTTATCCGGAAGATTTCCAGACTGCGGGATTTGTAATTTGACTTCATTGGTGGTTCTTGACCTCTCCGATAATAAATTATTTGGAGGATTTCCAGATTGTTGGAGCAAGTCACAACGAGGAATCCTTAAGGTACCAAAAAGCAACAGAGTAAAAGATACATCTAGCATAGTGGCATATCCTATGGAACTCCAATCTTTGCATGTGAGGAACAATAGCTTATCTGGTGAATTTCCTTCCTTCTTGAGACTTTGTAAACAATTAGTTATTCTTGATCTTGGTGAAAACAGATTCTCGGGCAACATACCTACATGGATTGGAGAAAGCCTTCCGTCTCTAAGAGTTCTTCGTCTAAGATCAAATTTCTTTGATG GAAATCTGCCATCATCTTTTGGAAATTTTACTGCCATGGCTGAGTTACAGGAAGGAAGAAAACCAATACTTTCAGATAATAATATGGCATCATATTATTACCAAGAGAGTGTCTTAATATCTGCAAAAGGATTAGATCTTGACTATACTACTGTGCTTTTATTGGTTACAAGCATTGACCTGTCACAGAataatctttttggagagatcccTAATGAAGTGACAAATCTTCATGGACTGCGTTTCTTGAACTTGTCTAGGAATCATTTCATTGGAAAAATCCCACAAAACATTGGTGACATGAGGCAGTTGGAATCACTTGATTTATCAATGAACGATCTTTGTGGCCAAATTCCCCAAACCATGCTTGCTTTGAATTACTTAAGCAAGTTGAACTTGTCATATAACAACTTGTCAGGAAGAATTCCATCAGGGTATCAATTTCTGACCTTCGATGACCCCTCCATCTATATTGGTAATCATAATCTTTGTGGACAGCCACTGCTTGATTGCCCTACTCGTGAACCTCCAcatcaagaagaggaagaagtagaTGAAGATGACTATGATATGATATGGATTTATGCCAGCTCAGCATTAGGATTTGTCATGGGATTCTGGGGTTTTGTTGCTCTGGTGatgatcaaaaaaaatatcaggATTTCTTATCTTCAATTCATCGACAGAATATGTGATTGGGTTTATACagaattagcaatcaaatttacCAAGCTGAAGTCTCTCATAGGGAAGAGCAGCCACAAGCGTAGCTAA